aacaatttaaattttattatactcgtttaaaacttACTATAGGTACTGACGTACTGTATAAGACACTATAGTTTAAGAACACAATGTCCAGTACAGAAAAATCGCACAAGCTacgaacgaaaataaaaacgcacttcctattaaaatgatacctaacgtagtccgtaatgactttcagcaattattagtatattcgaTTCAAAGTAAAGGTGTGTTATggacatacattattttattagcaaGACAACTTTCGActtttttatcgattttgggaaaataaaataatttttcagtaattgttaattagtatgaaacaactatgttattttataatattaattctcattatattttaaatctttttttcatAGTTCGTCATTTCCtcgaataggtaggtaccgataaaatttcataacaatacaaataaattcttattattttcgttataaattattagttaatggaaTTTAGATAAGTACACTATTGTGTTTTCGGGGGGGAAAAAAAAGTGCAAAactgcaagagtcttgcaacttcggtattggtttggtcttgttcttgcaagcctaatcttggtcttggtcttgctagactagtaccatcttggtcttggtcttggtcttgcagcaagAGTCTTGCGAGTTTCGAgaccgcaagaccaagaccaattttAATCATCACTACATGGACCccttccaaataatttatttttaaaatatttttccatgaCTAACCtaacgtaaattaaaaataattagtactcTAGCCATATTTGttctattaattaaatgtattatattaatttattccatattaattcacaaaattataaacatggtttttatttaaagaaaaaaattaagaaatttgtTATGAACAAATTTTGTGTAAATTAATTGGAATTctgaatattctataaattgccacgagatattataatattaaatattgtagtgATACATTGACCTAACAACAGATGGTTTTAGCCATTAGTAGCAATAGATATCCTGATATTCTTATCAGGAGTGTTGGAATTGAAGTTTGTGAATAACGTTATCGATGGTGCGATGGTCGCATTGTcacaaatactaataaataatagtcaataccacggactaagatattacATTAGTATATTATCCACTAGAAGGTATATCTTGGTCCGTGTTCAATACTCAATCAACGCGTTTAGACCATACAATTAGCGCCATCTACAGTCATCGTTTTAAACTTTTCTTCAAATGCCGAAAAACATCAACCGCTTTCTGCCTTTTATCGATAGCTGATAGATAGCGGTGCCGTcaacgatttttgtttttgaaatgttgaaaTAGAAAGTAataaccacggtttaagataaaCAATCGTGGTAATAACATTCTTTTAACAAGGCTTTCAGCTTTTATCacagtttttatataatgaatataataattatatattattattaataaatatcattatatttatttatataataatattttactcaatgGTTTTTTATCAATGATTCATTAGCATATTATCGCTGATTCGttatttgtttacaattaaCTACTATTATAGTCCGTGATAGTTGTAGTTCATGATGTTGAGTGTTTACttcttatttttgaataatccaCCTGCGattgattatagattataaataattgtatattcatataatattactcttTAAAGAaataatctttaattttttaaaggatATTGGGGGTATtcctatatttgtattttacctCCCTTAACgtcatattatgtgtaaataattCTTATTGTGTAAATCTACTCTTCAATATCTTTCCAATATCTATTTATCCCATGCTATGGCGAAATTATTAGTACGAAAAAAAAGTgattgtgtaatgtgtattgaTATAGATAATCTTCCGGTTACCGCAGAATCATCTAATCAAATAaacatgtaaatattgtaaaccaTTATATATTGAGTTGGTTAAAAAGTATGCAACCGATCGTTACATGTCAACTGAACGTCCGAATCTATAGCATTAAATATGGTAAGATTTGGCCCAATCGGAAAAAACGGTTACCGACAACTTACGCCTTCTTTTTGATCGTCTTTTAATTTGTACTTTCCGTGGTATTTAATTGAGCACTGATAAGTGAGTAAGTGACAGTCggtaatacttttttaatttcggAACCATCGCAGTCACCACTTGTCTTATGTTTTGTGCTCACTGCTCATAGTTATCATTTCTCATTTTCTCAGAtctttatcatttttcggaGAAGTGCTTATCACTTGGATCGAACGCCCACATGATAAGGTTATCGTATGCTACCATACACTTGGTATCCGGTAAGTTTGTAACAGCGGTCAGGTTCCAAAGACAGTTGCTCTTGCtagtgttttaacttttaagtgtgTGTGTTTGTTGACAATTTTTCGTGATTATAACAATTGTtgataaatgtaatatgtaactGTTAAAAAGGAAATATCTCTACAGTTGTCTTATACTTTCCCCAAACGTTTCCGACGGATACTTCCTCGCCGTCCGATGGCGTCATCGCAAGATGCGTGGTACCTGTCATTACTAGGGCTGGCAGAAAACTTCCGGACGTCAAATCGCATCAAGATGTGTATCCAGTGTCTACAGGCCGTTTTCAGTTTCAAACCTCCGCCGAGGGTCGAGGCCCGGACCCATCTGCAGCTGGGCAACATACTTCTGCAGTACACGAAAAACACGGACCTAGCTCGGACTCACCTAGAACAAGCGGTAATCCCGCTGCCGATCGGTCATCGTCCGACCCCCCCACCCCTCGGACCGACGACATACTTAACTTGATTTTTGCCTGTCCATAGTGGTTGCTGTCGCAGTCCATCAACGCGTTCGACGATGTCAAATTCGAGGCAGCCAGTGTCGTGGCTGAATTATACCAGCAACAGAACCAATCGAATCTGGCCAAGCCAATTCTGAGGAAAGCCGTTGAACTGTCGCAACACAACATCTACTGGCACTGTAGACTTATATTTCAATTAGCCGTGAGTAAAAGCGCAAACAGCTTTCACCGAAAATGCGTAACCAACTTCAATGTTGACAAACTGTTTTccgttcattttttaatttttttttttgttttatagcaAATACATGCTGTAGAAAAAGATTACGAATTGGCGAGCAGCCTACTTGGTGTTGGCGTTGATTACGCTCACATATCGTCGGCAGCTTATACCCGAGTACTTTTTCTGCTCAGCAGGTGCAtggtatgtattttaatttttttttattttcaatattgtatgtattgagAACAATGAgaactgattttttaaatatttttattttcttgttgtATGTTACTGTTACTCAGTTACTgcttattgacaaaaaaatcaCAGAAGTTTCTCCGTTGTTAACCCAAGCGGGATATTTAGTTGATAATTGGCAAGCCAGCCAGTATCAGAAAGAATATctaaaagttttctttttagttttacaagtaatgatttcaattatattaattatatttcatgtaattatttttcatcaattattattgtttatttaaaggTATGTCATTATTTAATGGCTGGGCAAGTAAAGAGTGTCAAACCATGTTTAAAACAGTTACAACAAAGTATTCTGACAATCATGCAGCCTACTTGGCCCTCCGATGAAggttattattgacaatttaaataaatcctaGTCTTTATGCTTTAACTATTCACTAATTTCTTTCTAAagtttgttgtttattattattattttttataaaaccgtagttttttcagttaaaactaattttttcataaaataaaaatgttatggccttttttaaaatgttatttccataataccaaataatacttaaaaaaaattaaatatcacaaaCAGCTTATATCTATTTGTTCAATATAGGTTGTATGTGACAAAACGTGTCCagctgtatattttttaaataagttccAATTTCTCtagtttttaattcattcaagtaaataatatagtaagcaGCCAATTGAATATCTTtagctaaattaattattattcatatttatctaaataaaaggGTTTCTACTAAGGCATAGAACATTTTGTTTTAGTCGACTTGATTCCTTTTTAATGGTTTTCTGTTTTAACTGTACTAAATTAggttaaactttataaaatgcGTACATTACTTTTATTCTAATAAGTGaaattcaaaattagaaaacttCATTCATAATTCTAACTAAGAAAATAGCCATGTtagttaatgtaatttaaaataaataataattttgttgcaGTTGTATGTGGATCTAACATGGGTGATATGTTCATATGGATGCCCAAAGAACAATTATATGTTGTAGTCTATTTAGTTACTGTAATGCATAGTATGCAAGCAGGGTACATGGACAAAGCGCAAAAGTACACTGATAAAGCTTTGGCACAGATTGAAAAACTAAAAGGTAATTTATgagtggacaaaaaaaaaaaagattattaatttatttttgtactctttacatttattttttatagccgGTGACAATAAAACCCCAATATTGTCAGTCTTCCAGTTAATGTTACTCGAAAACATGGTTATGTGTAGACTAGTAACTGGAAATAAATCACAAGCATTACGCGAGATGTCTCAAGTATGTAGTATTTGTCAAAGACACCCAAGGCTTTTAAATTCTCACCGTCCTCAACTTCATATGCTCATTGGCCTATATGCTATGAGTATGAACTGTATGGACGCTGCTGAAATGCAATTTACTACTTCTTTAAGggtaggtatactaaaaagtAGAACATAAAATATCTGCCTAGACTAGGgcttaaggggcctcgctacagCTATTATTTAATGGCCAACATTTATAAGCGTTCCAtgcataattttttgtataatgtaaattgtatatgtaatgcataaatattaaacagtaaTTGTGTAAGCATGCTCATCCCACATTTAATCctgaataatgttaaaatttgtaatttatttcatgtaaaatttaaaccacaaatattactacatttttaaagaGGATGCTTTTTAACCTCTGTTAGAGGTAGGAATGAGTCCCCCTGCCCCTCCACTTAAACCCCTGCATAAGAATATGCAACTAACATAGCTATTTCCTTGCATTTTTGCAGTGGTCGGGAGTAGCGCGCTAATTGTAGAGATTGACGTAGCGTCACTACATTATGACTTAGATAGGGAAATACTATAGTGCGCTAAACATttcaattatgattatatttgtttatttatattatgataatgataagtGTATTAGTGAAGTTTTTGTCCTGGGTCCTGTCCAGTGACCAAATTTTAAatcagtacaaactacaaatactAGTTTTcaattagaacatttttaaaaatgtagcgaAATAGTAGTGCGCTACATTTAGATAATAGCGTTAGAAGCAGTgcgctacatttaaaaaaaagtagcgATAGTGGTAGCTAGCTACTTTTTTGGAGGAGTAGCTGTAGCGTTAGTGTGCTACAAAAAACTAGTAGCATCTCGACCACtgcatttttgtatacatttacattttatataaactcatttattaaatgaattatattataaatttattttgtttaatagaaaaaatatacaggttattttttttttcaattgacagtattatattgttacataaatagtcaaattaattaaaatatctgatCCTCTTTCACTTTACATCTTATATATTAAAGACattgaaacttatttttatgcaatatgatatataatattcattcttttgttaaatttgttaagatctattttatgtaatttttgttccaaaaagttgttaaaaaataaatcagaaGTAATTTGACTTTCATATACTTGAATTCAAGGTTCTATAAATTTTACAAGGTCAATAAGCTTTTTATTGAGCTATTAACCAAATTTATCacaagaatttaataaaacatgttgaatgtgtataatttatagacattatattataaatcttattttaCAGTTATCACAAGAACGTGAGCTGTGGACATTTGCAAACCTCAATTTAGCTATTGTTTACTTAAGAGGTAAAAGAGATGTAGAACTTAATGCCCTTTTAGACCGTATAAACCCAGAAACTCTAACTTCGCACTCACACAGTCTTAGAGCTGCTGCATACTATGTTCAAGGTTTGCAATCATTTTTCCAAGCCCGTTACAATGAAGCAAAGTGAGTTAACTGTTTaaactaaatacaaaatatcaaatagtgtactttatatttaatttgaatatagttattaaataattattgttcattagtttttaaatggtaagcttctttttttatcatatttaattataatctgtattctgtactcatatttttttgttagtcAGAATCATTTTCAAGAAcagaataatcaatattttctttaaatttcgaaaaaatacacacaatattaGATTTTACTGTGTTGAGACAAGTTtttgataaaactttattttaatttccatagTTTACATTTACTTTACTTATCACTTATGTGTGTTGtaaataaactcaaaataaaacttaatttttaatttccagtattgaaatgtataaaagcAACTATAAAATTGCATAAcacattaaatgtttaataatttaatattattatctaggagATACTTAAGGGAAACATTAAAAATGGCTAATGCAGAAGATTTAAACCGTCTGACAAGTTGTTCCTTAGTGTTGCTTggtcatatatttttatcattaggCAATAGTAGAGAAAGTATGAACATGGTCACCCCTGCAATGCAGTTAGCTAGTAAAATTCCTGATGTCCATGTACAGCTATGGGCTTCAGCTATTCTTAAAGGTATTtcattagtataaatatacatattttaattttgtttttaatttttttttattgtaagtaatttGAGTtagtaatttctaattttttacaattgtgtTTAGATTTATATAGAATGTGCAATGATCCTGTTAGAGAAAATGAAGCACTGCAAATGCACTCTAACTTTTCACAAACATTACTTAAAGACCATTTTCAATCGTCCGAAATGCCTGAACACGCTCTTATATCGTGGACAGATGGACAATTTCCAATTCAACTGAAACCATTTGTATCACCACCTCAACAACATCATCTCCATttacagcaacaacaacaactacaTATGCAACAACAAATGCACCTACAACAACAAAGCTTACACATGCAACAACAGCACATGCAATTGCAGTCTAAACA
This portion of the Acyrthosiphon pisum isolate AL4f chromosome A1, pea_aphid_22Mar2018_4r6ur, whole genome shotgun sequence genome encodes:
- the LOC100168113 gene encoding MAU2 chromatid cohesion factor homolog, with amino-acid sequence MASSQDAWYLSLLGLAENFRTSNRIKMCIQCLQAVFSFKPPPRVEARTHLQLGNILLQYTKNTDLARTHLEQAWLLSQSINAFDDVKFEAASVVAELYQQQNQSNLAKPILRKAVELSQHNIYWHCRLIFQLAQIHAVEKDYELASSLLGVGVDYAHISSAAYTRVLFLLSRCMLLLIDKKITEVSPLLTQAGYLVDNWQASQYQKEYLKVFFLVLQVCHYLMAGQVKSVKPCLKQLQQSILTIMQPTWPSDEVVCGSNMGDMFIWMPKEQLYVVVYLVTVMHSMQAGYMDKAQKYTDKALAQIEKLKAGDNKTPILSVFQLMLLENMVMCRLVTGNKSQALREMSQVCSICQRHPRLLNSHRPQLHMLIGLYAMSMNCMDAAEMQFTTSLRLSQERELWTFANLNLAIVYLRGKRDVELNALLDRINPETLTSHSHSLRAAAYYVQGLQSFFQARYNEAKRYLRETLKMANAEDLNRLTSCSLVLLGHIFLSLGNSRESMNMVTPAMQLASKIPDVHVQLWASAILKDLYRMCNDPVRENEALQMHSNFSQTLLKDHFQSSEMPEHALISWTDGQFPIQLKPFVSPPQQHHLHLQQQQQLHMQQQMHLQQQSLHMQQQHMQLQSKQQNPAALGLPS